One stretch of Lysobacter sp. TY2-98 DNA includes these proteins:
- the mgtE gene encoding magnesium transporter, with amino-acid sequence MAESVRHENTARQLRLLSDALDSGRLGPVRRLVNTLSPAEIGNLLESLPPAKRSVVWGLVDADDDGEVLVHVGDEVREGLLADMDPDEIVAAVEDLDIDDLADLVEDLPDAVIEQVLLSMDRENRERLEQVLSYPEDTAGRLMNPDVVTVRTDTTIEVVLRYLRLRGELPEHTDHLYVVSRRHQYLGRIAIAALLTQDPATPINRLVDDEQPAIRVGETANEVARKFSDYDWVSAPVVDENNILLGRITIDDVVDIIREQAEHQALSAAGLDEDEDLFSPVPRATRRRLLWLTINLGTAFLASFVVSQFEHTISELVALAVLMPIVAGMGGNAGTQVLALMVRGLALGQVGFSNYLALLWKECKVALLTGLGLGLILAVVVQLRFHDVGLTAVIAAALLINQIAAAVAGVLIPLTIRRLGFDPALASSIFLTTVTDVMGFFSFLGLATLFLLK; translated from the coding sequence ATGGCCGAATCCGTCCGCCACGAGAACACCGCGCGGCAGCTCAGGCTGCTGTCCGACGCGCTCGACAGCGGGCGCCTCGGGCCGGTGCGTCGCCTGGTCAACACGCTCTCGCCCGCCGAGATCGGCAACCTGCTCGAGTCCCTGCCGCCGGCCAAGCGTTCGGTGGTCTGGGGACTGGTCGACGCCGATGACGACGGCGAGGTGCTCGTGCACGTCGGCGACGAGGTGCGCGAGGGCCTGCTCGCGGACATGGATCCGGACGAAATCGTCGCCGCGGTCGAGGACCTCGACATCGACGACCTTGCCGACCTCGTCGAGGACCTGCCGGACGCGGTGATCGAGCAGGTGCTGCTGTCGATGGACCGCGAGAACCGCGAGCGCCTCGAGCAGGTGCTGTCGTACCCGGAGGACACTGCCGGACGCCTGATGAACCCCGACGTGGTGACGGTCCGCACCGACACCACCATCGAGGTCGTGCTGCGCTACCTGCGCCTGCGCGGCGAGCTGCCGGAGCATACCGACCACCTGTACGTGGTCAGCCGCCGCCACCAGTACCTCGGCCGCATCGCGATCGCCGCGCTGCTGACGCAGGATCCGGCGACGCCGATCAACCGCCTGGTCGACGACGAGCAGCCCGCGATCCGCGTCGGCGAGACCGCAAACGAGGTCGCGCGCAAGTTCTCCGACTACGACTGGGTGAGCGCACCCGTCGTCGACGAGAACAACATCCTGCTCGGCCGCATCACCATCGACGACGTGGTCGACATCATCCGCGAGCAGGCGGAGCACCAGGCGCTGTCGGCCGCAGGTCTCGACGAAGACGAAGACCTGTTCAGCCCGGTACCGCGCGCGACGCGCCGTCGCCTCCTGTGGCTGACGATCAACCTCGGCACCGCGTTCCTCGCCTCGTTCGTCGTGAGCCAGTTCGAACACACGATCAGCGAGCTCGTCGCCCTTGCCGTGCTGATGCCGATCGTCGCCGGCATGGGCGGCAACGCGGGCACGCAGGTGCTAGCGCTGATGGTGCGCGGGCTCGCGCTCGGACAGGTCGGCTTCTCCAACTACCTCGCGCTGCTGTGGAAGGAGTGCAAGGTCGCGTTGCTGACCGGGCTCGGGCTCGGGCTGATCCTCGCGGTCGTCGTGCAGCTGCGCTTCCACGATGTGGGCCTCACCGCGGTCATCGCGGCCGCGCTGCTCATCAATCAGATCGCGGCGGCGGTCGCGGGCGTGCTGATTCCGCTGACGATCCGTCGCCTCGGCTTCGACCCCGCGCTGGCCAGCAGCATCTTCCTGACGACGGTCACCGACGTGATGGGCTTCTTCTCGTTCCTCGGACTGGCGACACTGTTCCTGCTCAAGTGA
- a CDS encoding HDOD domain-containing protein, with translation MLNRLLRRLQGRPAPALTAAASDEDVAAAVEEALPVGAEAMPDADVAATLVSPQELADLFVRHLLGTAPDEPAVDGLADDILDRLDAQTQRLDVARLPRLPALVPQLLAVLRRDDVDANAIAALLARDPTLAGDVVRVANSAHYRRGAAVGNLPQAVNTIGSDGLRYVVLTTVMRPILQADPSHQAAHAGARLAAQSETRTWLCGTLARGVCDAGEVQLASVIASTGTAALMRMMPRPLMAQAAADINFGTRFLALASELSTRAAAHWRLDETLRNALQAMPRNGDDAGALARVLARADRLSMLHALHDTGDAPRLATSENLDERAQDRRLLASIPVTSEPVAA, from the coding sequence ATGCTCAACCGACTGCTGCGGCGCCTTCAGGGCCGCCCTGCGCCTGCGCTGACCGCCGCCGCGTCCGATGAGGACGTGGCCGCCGCGGTCGAAGAGGCGTTGCCGGTCGGAGCCGAAGCGATGCCGGATGCGGACGTCGCCGCCACCCTCGTGAGCCCGCAGGAACTCGCCGACCTGTTCGTGCGCCACTTGCTCGGCACCGCGCCCGACGAGCCGGCCGTCGACGGTCTCGCCGATGACATCCTCGACCGCCTCGACGCGCAGACGCAGCGGCTCGATGTCGCCCGCCTGCCCCGCCTTCCCGCGCTGGTGCCGCAGCTGCTCGCGGTGCTGCGTCGCGATGACGTCGATGCCAATGCGATCGCTGCCCTGCTTGCGCGCGATCCCACCCTCGCCGGCGATGTCGTGCGCGTCGCCAACAGCGCGCATTACCGCCGCGGTGCGGCCGTCGGCAACTTGCCGCAGGCGGTCAATACGATCGGCAGCGACGGGCTGCGCTACGTGGTGCTGACGACGGTCATGCGTCCGATCCTGCAGGCCGATCCGTCGCATCAGGCGGCGCACGCCGGCGCGCGCCTGGCGGCACAGTCGGAGACGCGTACGTGGCTGTGCGGCACGCTCGCGCGCGGCGTCTGCGATGCGGGCGAAGTGCAGCTGGCGTCGGTGATCGCGTCGACGGGCACGGCCGCGCTGATGCGCATGATGCCGCGCCCGCTGATGGCCCAAGCGGCGGCGGACATCAATTTCGGCACGCGATTCCTTGCGCTCGCCTCCGAGCTGTCCACGCGCGCGGCAGCGCACTGGCGCCTCGACGAAACACTCCGCAACGCGCTGCAGGCCATGCCGCGCAATGGCGACGACGCCGGCGCGCTCGCGCGCGTGCTTGCGCGCGCGGATCGGCTTTCGATGCTGCACGCGCTGCATGACACGGGTGATGCGCCGCGCCTCGCGACGTCGGAGAACCTCGACGAGCGCGCGCAGGACCGACGCCTGCTCGCGTCGATTCCCGTGACGTCGGAACCCGTCGCCGCCTGA